From a single Anaerobranca californiensis DSM 14826 genomic region:
- a CDS encoding ABC transporter permease subunit, with translation MAQNNTVPKKEKKFEDTAHRKFSLFNFIFNRKQSSIFEEENIETPFKTVVKTFRSNKMGMTALVILLTIFLTVTIIPIFYSLDLSFSDASQTNIPPGLDLMKFPKELEGNLKQISVGPSFSVGLSNDGQVYVWGKSKLSRVNDLRNIPKNMGKVVQVAAGYDHILALNDQGKLFAWGSNRHQQTLISAEVASLDNIKSIYAGYLFSMVLTEDGHTYYFGNTMLNDYDHYHPYQGQIAKIANTENHFVGLTFDGDVVYLGRQSGAYSNIPKNMGKVIDVASTSLTFAALNDQGEVFIWGNPSTSRGERLVPETDSKITKLFGGRHHYVALTEDKNLISWGFDNYGQATIPRKVERAEIDTVFNGFYQNYAVTKDGRILTWGLKGYPLGSDDLGRDQLQRILHGGRLSMTIGVVAVLISTFVAIIVGGVSGYFGGKIDLVLQRVSEMIASLPFLPFAMILSALIGNRLTNTQKVYMIMVILGLLSWPGLQRLIRAQVLSIREQEYVTAAKVLGVKQNKIIFKHIIPNVISVIIVSATLSFGGSMITEASLSFLGFGVQPPQPTWGNMLNGARNSVVIQNYWWRWVFPSLVLSICVICINIVGEALRAAIDPKSQER, from the coding sequence AAAATAATACAGTTCCTAAAAAAGAAAAAAAGTTTGAAGATACGGCCCATAGGAAGTTTTCCTTGTTTAATTTTATATTTAATAGAAAGCAGTCTTCGATTTTTGAAGAAGAAAATATCGAAACACCTTTTAAAACCGTTGTTAAAACTTTCAGAAGTAATAAAATGGGAATGACAGCGTTGGTAATTTTATTGACAATATTTTTGACTGTGACAATTATTCCGATATTTTATTCTTTAGATTTATCTTTTTCCGATGCTAGTCAAACAAATATCCCTCCTGGATTAGATTTAATGAAGTTTCCTAAGGAATTAGAAGGAAATTTAAAACAAATCTCGGTAGGACCAAGTTTTTCTGTAGGATTATCTAATGATGGACAAGTTTATGTTTGGGGTAAAAGCAAGCTAAGTAGAGTAAATGATCTTAGAAATATCCCCAAAAACATGGGAAAGGTAGTTCAAGTAGCAGCTGGTTATGATCACATTTTAGCTTTAAATGATCAAGGTAAATTATTTGCATGGGGTAGTAATCGCCATCAACAAACCCTTATTTCTGCTGAAGTGGCTAGTTTAGATAATATAAAATCAATATATGCTGGATATTTATTCTCTATGGTTTTAACAGAAGATGGTCATACCTATTACTTTGGAAATACAATGCTTAATGATTATGATCATTACCATCCTTACCAAGGACAGATCGCCAAAATTGCTAATACCGAAAATCATTTTGTAGGTTTAACCTTTGATGGCGATGTGGTTTATCTAGGAAGGCAAAGCGGTGCTTACTCAAATATCCCCAAAAATATGGGTAAAGTTATAGATGTAGCATCAACTTCATTGACCTTTGCAGCTTTAAATGATCAAGGGGAAGTTTTTATCTGGGGGAATCCTTCTACTTCTAGAGGAGAAAGATTAGTTCCAGAAACTGATAGTAAAATTACTAAATTATTTGGTGGCAGACATCATTATGTAGCTTTAACAGAAGATAAAAACCTTATTTCTTGGGGTTTTGACAATTATGGTCAAGCTACAATTCCAAGGAAGGTAGAAAGGGCAGAGATTGATACTGTATTTAATGGTTTTTATCAAAATTACGCTGTGACAAAGGATGGCAGAATATTAACATGGGGTTTAAAGGGTTATCCCTTAGGTTCCGATGACTTAGGTAGAGATCAACTGCAAAGGATTTTACACGGTGGAAGGTTGAGTATGACAATAGGTGTAGTGGCAGTTTTAATTTCAACCTTTGTCGCCATAATTGTAGGTGGAGTTTCTGGTTATTTCGGTGGAAAAATTGATTTAGTATTACAAAGGGTATCAGAAATGATCGCTTCCCTGCCATTTTTACCATTTGCCATGATTTTATCGGCACTGATAGGGAATAGATTAACAAATACCCAAAAAGTATATATGATTATGGTTATTTTAGGTCTACTTTCTTGGCCAGGATTACAGCGTTTAATCAGGGCACAAGTTCTTTCTATCCGTGAACAAGAGTACGTTACAGCAGCTAAGGTTTTAGGAGTAAAACAAAATAAGATTATTTTTAAACACATAATTCCTAATGTTATATCAGTTATTATAGTTTCTGCAACATTATCTTTCGGTGGCAGTATGATTACAGAGGCTAGTTTATCCTTTTTAGGTTTTGGAGTTCAGCCCCCTCAACCAACTTGGGGTAATATGTTAAATGGTGCTAGAAATAGTGTTGTTA